Proteins found in one Chaetodon auriga isolate fChaAug3 chromosome 12, fChaAug3.hap1, whole genome shotgun sequence genomic segment:
- the LOC143329215 gene encoding G2/M phase-specific E3 ubiquitin-protein ligase-like, which produces MGAKKKLKKRVQINVGLMTVQKGGMKPQRGKNISLTTDPDTTAPSLLTQAVKKMGDFNKNLGEGPFKLLFPDGSEVINIPGTQKPFTVEQYKEELGRPYQRITIYICRKRDFEKVGELSDISDSDSEIVIKTSTEFDLADTLPYQPLHESSPVHKEPETVNCTGEQSPTTKVHEVINLDTEDNGPSTSGYCAVESSSYRNYTDIFAPIIIDEDDDDDDDNDDGLIPQDTNDVSPEEPLSTSVQAPEIIANLALAIDHKSVSRFNVSRSDIWDGAVRGFRRSSYSENSDMFVKFTDDAGSMEEGLDTGGPTREFLTLLINRLRHRPIFDGPLQSRYLVYNATAVREDEYFLAGKMIAVSIVHGGPAPHFLSKDFVNHIVGKPGFSATVDDITDEEIGRVLRQVEKAETEESLQNLVLENSTMFQTAGCFRPVKTSDKRALVQDYLRWYVIDRNHSVIQRFKDGLSSLQLLAALQQHSSVLSPLLYYSAKNLTASDVETMFRPDLSPAGSNRRQKEGQTLAFWADYLLDCEEKVTAVSLGDVMMFAMGLASVPPAGLTPLPRIEFLTDSPFPMANTCANTIKLPILDSYSLFSNNMDFGIQNAPGFGFF; this is translated from the exons ATGGGggcaaagaaaaaactgaaaaagagaGTTCAG ATAAATGTTGGCTTGATGACAGTGCAGAAGGGTGGTATGAAGCCACAACGTGGGAAAAATATTTCCCTGACAACAGACCCTGACACCACTGCCCCAAGTTTGCTTACCCAGGCTGTGAAAAAAATGGGAGACTTCAATAAGAACTTGGGCGAGGGACCCTTTAAACTTCTGTTTCCAGATGGCTCGGAAGTCATTAACATCCCTGGGACACAAAAACCATTCACTGTAGAGCAATACAAGGAAGAACTAGGCAGACCATATCAGCGGATCACAATTTACATCTGTCGGAAGAGGGACTTTGAAAAAG TTggagaattgtcagacatttcTGACTCTGACTCGGAAATTGTGATTAAAACTTCTACCGAGTTTGATCTCGCTGACACGCTG CCATACCAACCCCTGCATGAGAGCAGTCCTGTGCACAAAGAGCCAGAAACAGT GAATTGCACTGGGGAGCAATCACCTACGACTAAAGTACATGAG GTTATAAATTTGGATACAGAGGATAATGGTCCAAGTACCTCAGGATATTGCGCAGTCGAGAGCTCAAGCTACAG aAACTACACAGACATTTTTGCTCCCATCATCatcgatgaagatgatgatgatgatgatgacaacgACGATGGTCTCATTCCTCAAGACACAAATGATGTGTCGCCAGAAGAACCTTT gagTACCAGTGTACAGGCACCTGAAATCATCGCTAATTTGGCGCTTGCCATTGACCACAAGAGCGTGAGCAGGTTCAATGTGTCAAGGTCAGACATATGGGATGGAGCTGTTCGGGGATTTCGACGTAGCTCTTACTCGGAAAACAGCGACATGTTTGTCAAGTTTACTGACGATGCTGGATCCATGGAAGAAGGACTCGACACAGGTGGCCCGACCCGGGAATTTCTCACGCTCCTCATCAATCGTCTGAGGCATCGCCCCATCTTTGATGGACCACTTCAAAGCCGTTACCTGGTGTACAATGCCACAG CTGTCAGGGAAGATGAGTACTTTTTAGCTGGAAAAATGATTGCTGTGTCCATCGTACATGGGGGACCAGCACCACATTTCCTATCAAAGGACTTTGTGAACCACATTGTAGGGAAGCCAGGTTTCAGCGCCACTGTTGATGATATTACAGATGAGGAGATAGGGAGAGTTCTGCGTCAG GTtgagaaagcagaaacagaggaatCTCTGCAGAATTTGGTTTTGGAAAACAGCACCATGTTCCAGACTGCTGGATGTTTCCGACCTGTGAAAACCTCTGACAAGCGTGCACTCGTGCAGGACTACCTCAGGTGGTACGTCATCGACAGAAACCACAGTGTCATTCAAAG ATTCAAAGATGGACTTTCAAGTCTCCAACTCTTAGCTGCACTACAGCAACATTCAAGTGTGCTGTCCCCTCTCCTGTACTATTCTGCCAAGAACTTGACAGCCTCAGATGTTGAGACCATGTTCCGTCCAGACCTCAGTCCTGCAGGTAGCAACAGGCGGCAAAAGGAAGGCCAAACACTAGCATTTTGGGCGGACTATCTCTTGGACTGTGAAG AGAAAGTGACGGCTGTGTCCCTGGGGGATGTCATGATGTTTGCCATGGGTTTGGCTTCCGTTCCACCTGCAGGACTCACACCTTTGCCACGCATTGAGTTCTTGACAGATTCTCCTTTTCCAATGGCAAACACGTGTGCCAACACCATAAAGTTACCAATCCTGGACTCATACAGTCTTTTTTCTAACAACATGGACTTTGGCATACAAAATGCACCagggtttggttttttttag